A window of the Gossypium hirsutum isolate 1008001.06 chromosome A05, Gossypium_hirsutum_v2.1, whole genome shotgun sequence genome harbors these coding sequences:
- the LOC107942639 gene encoding uncharacterized protein: MSDRRTTCQRGEDELREIEVLIISAQDLKNVKHLTKMRAYAVVYVEKDFHMVKTQVDEHGGTNPTWNQVVMVKFHAKLAEKDVLAAVNVDIYAHGHVREKPAGSARVLLCDVLKGGDASDPVDNPIQCLTVQVWRSSGRPQGLLNLWVPPTGRFLMRRESLSFSVKEVADEEMVERKVATFLGGGGAVVERRVD, translated from the coding sequence ATGTCGGATCGCCGGACAACTTGTCAACGAGGGGAAGATGAGCTAAGAGAGATTGAGGTTCTCATAATCTCAGCTCAAGACCTCAAGAACGTGAAGCACTTGACCAAAATGAGAGCCTACGCGGTTGTCTACGTGGAAAAGGACTTCCACATGGTCAAAACCCAAGTGGACGAGCATGGAGGGACCAACCCCACATGGAACCAAGTGGTGATGGTGAAGTTCCACGCCAAGCTGGCGGAGAAGGACGTGTTGGCGGCGGTGAACGTCGACATATACGCGCATGGTCACGTGAGGGAGAAGCCAGCGGGGAGTGCCAGGGTTTTACTTTGCGATGTCTTGAAAGGAGGGGATGCTTCGGATCCCGTGGATAACCCGATTCAGTGCTTGACGGTGCAGGTTTGGAGGAGTTCGGGTAGGCCGCAAGGGTTGCTTAACTTGTGGGTTCCTCCAACTGGGAGGTTCTTGATGAGGAGAGAGTCTTTGTCGTTTAGCGTGAAGGAGGTGGCGGATGAAGAAATGGTCGAAAGAAAGGTGGCAACGTTTCTAGGAGGTGGTGGAGCGGTGGTGGAGAGGAGGGTGGATTAG